The Anabaena sphaerica FACHB-251 region TTCCTGACCAACCTACGAATACGAAGCGATCGCGCTTTAACCAGTCGTCTAGTACGTCAAACCACCCTCTTGAGGGGGCGCGTCCAACTGCGATGGTCATTAGAAAAAATCTCCAAATGTTTATAAGTACAGGTTTTATCTGTCTATAGATGGCTATGACATAACCGCCTATAAGCAGAAATTTAACCGGGTTGTTAATCCAGTTTACAATTTTTTACGCTCTCTAATCATAATAGGTGCAAATCTCTAATTTTTCCAGGGATGAGGGAAATAATTTCGTCTGTTAGTAACCTGTGAGCCTGCCAGAGCAACGAAACAACGATATAAAACGAAATCTCATAATTATTCCCCCCTTTCACAGTCAACACCGAATCAACCAGGTAACGCTAGAATTAGTCCTACAATCAGTGAAATGTGATTAATTCTAAATGTTTACCATCGACTTAAGCATCAAAAATACTGCTTTCCCGATATCAGTACAACGTAAGTCCACTGAAGATGCGGAAGCTGTTTATCAGCTGATTCTGGCAGCTATGCGCTCTGGCAACCCTGATATTGTGGAACTCAAGTGCGAAGGCAAAACAGAGAAAAAAATTGCTGTCCGCGCTAGTGAAATTTCGGGAGTACAGATTGTACAGAAAGATGGTACAGCCATCGGTGGCACTAGACCACCCGGATTTTTCGCCTTAGCCACTGAGTAACCAAGGTGTAAAAATGTCGGCAGTAGGCATTGAAGTTAATAATTTAAACTTCTTATGGCCGAATGGGGAGCAAGCAATCAAATCTTGCTCTCTCAAAGTCCCTAAAGGCGAATTTTGGATGCTTTTAGGTACTAATGGCAGTGGAAAATCAACTCTCCTCAGACTGATAGCTGGGTTATTAGCTCCCCAGTCTGGCGAAATTGGCATTTCACCCCCTGTTGGTTTTGTCTTCCAAAATCCTGATCATCAATTAGTTATGCCAACTGTTGGTGCTGATGTAGCTTTTGGATTGGTGGAAGAAAAATTACCTCCTGCTATGGTAAGAGCTAGGGTGGAGGAGGCTTTAGGGGCGGTAAATTTGCTGTCTTTACAACGTCGTCCTATCTATGCTCTTTCTGGTGGACAAAAACAGCGAGTAGCAATTGCTGGTGCGATCGCTCGTCACTGTGAAGTCTTATTATTAGATGAACCCACTGCTTTATTAGATCCAGATAGTCAACTAGATTTGGTAGCTAGTGTTCGTCGTTTGGTTAAAAGTCGTGGTATTACGGCTTTGTGGGTAACTCATCGTTTAGATGAGTTAAATTATTGTGATGGCGCTTTTTTATTAGAAAGAGGTTCTTTAGTCGATGCTGGAGAAGCTGAACGTCTCAAACAGCGACTGATGACAACAAACAAAGAAACCTCCTGAACAAACCCAATCTCTGGTTTGGCAATATTCACAAGAAACTTCATCATCAAAAATTAATGACCAGATACCAGAAAACAGTTTGCTGTATAGGTATCTGGTTTTTCAATATGGAATTTTGACAACTGAGAAAAATTATTTATTTCTATGGATAAGAACTGCGATAAGCCTTATTCTTAGGGGATTTTTCCAATTTTTGCCTTCTGTCTTAAGGTTTAGTTCTGCCCTAATGAAGGATTTTTTCTTCTCTGTAGCATAGTGTTACAAGTGTTGCTTCAATTACTATAAGTCTTATGAATGATTTTTGTTAACTCTAGATAATTGTGATTAAAAACCATGCCCCGTTCTATCATTCCATCCATTTTGTTAGTGGATGGCTACAACATTATAGGTGCTTGGCCTTGCTTAAAAAAAACTCGTGATGATGCCGGACTAGAGGCAGCACGGGGGGAATTAGTTGAAGCTATAACCAATTATAGCGCGTTCCAAGGGTATGAAACTCAAATAGTTTTTGATGCCCAATATCAAAACACCGCCAGCAATAGAGAAACTATTACAGACTTTCTCACAGTTCATTACACAGATTTTGGCCAAACCGCAGACACTTATATAGAAAAAGCCTGTGCGGGTTTGCGTCACCAAATCGCACAATGTCTAATTTCTCGCGTCATTGTGGCTACATCAGACCGAGCGCAGCAATTGATGGTTCAGGGGTATGGTGCTGAATGGTTGTCAGCGCAACAACTATGCGGTGAAGTAGACTCTACGGTCTGTCGGATGCGTCACAGATATCAACCACGCAAACAATCCAAAAGCAGGTTTTTAGCTAA contains the following coding sequences:
- a CDS encoding ABC transporter ATP-binding protein produces the protein MSAVGIEVNNLNFLWPNGEQAIKSCSLKVPKGEFWMLLGTNGSGKSTLLRLIAGLLAPQSGEIGISPPVGFVFQNPDHQLVMPTVGADVAFGLVEEKLPPAMVRARVEEALGAVNLLSLQRRPIYALSGGQKQRVAIAGAIARHCEVLLLDEPTALLDPDSQLDLVASVRRLVKSRGITALWVTHRLDELNYCDGAFLLERGSLVDAGEAERLKQRLMTTNKETS
- a CDS encoding NYN domain-containing protein, which produces MPRSIIPSILLVDGYNIIGAWPCLKKTRDDAGLEAARGELVEAITNYSAFQGYETQIVFDAQYQNTASNRETITDFLTVHYTDFGQTADTYIEKACAGLRHQIAQCLISRVIVATSDRAQQLMVQGYGAEWLSAQQLCGEVDSTVCRMRHRYQPRKQSKSRFLANAIDAKARQKLAQLRMGL